The following proteins are co-located in the Vidua macroura isolate BioBank_ID:100142 chromosome 1, ASM2450914v1, whole genome shotgun sequence genome:
- the ZHX2 gene encoding zinc fingers and homeoboxes protein 2, which yields MASKRKSTTPCMVRTSEVMEQEGAEGVETLKDKGTGASQQDSKKNWPSENSVKDCEVVEAKPTGENQSKKPQGGYECKYCPYSTQNLNEFTEHVDTQHPNVILNPLYVCAECNFTTKKYDSLSDHNTKYHPGETNFKLKLIKRNNQTVLEQSIEAATNDVTVTSSGLENAECDDPLHGGISANKAPVMKLGKPKGENKKGSKKPEEGVMENHVDGALPRIITEATEAIACINGDLLHDVLAHVMPSVQLPPNINLVPKVPVPLNSTKYNSALDTNATMINSFNKFPYPTQAELSWLTAASKHPEEQIRIWFATQRLKHGISWSPEEVEEARKKMFNGTIQAVPQTITVLPAPLATAKMPQPIIQTALPCQILGQTGLVLTPVSNGSTVSCSPITLAVAPNQGQKRTIQTLSSAPEAKRPHIVQVPEIPAKVTAVPVTPASERKKTKEQIAELKASFMTSQFPDDSEVYRLIEATGLSRSEIKKWFSDHRYRSQRGIVQIPGDALGKDQIAPSAGRHGRSFHPYTDFAPQRFKEKTQEQLRALEESFLKCSFPTQGELDRLRVETKLSRREIDSWFSERRKIRDSMEQAVLDSMGSYRKIKDQGTPNGAISQAELLSSSQLPGALSGSSTTLKKTQEQIHLLKSTFARTQWPSPQEYDQLASQTGLTRTEIVRWFKENRSSLRTGSLKWIDQYQQQYAGDGHNKQSQKKSSKHTDSPKNGNEVSRQHYQEHKKLNEENGGKPVVRAKRDCEPLKDSLLGNQAEGADRLECSNSHDGHGSEENEEPAEVNWVEVTVGEDDAASDCTDSWSQTAPEGHTELADLDSESISGDNSHV from the coding sequence atggCCAGCAAAAGAAAGTCCACAACTCCCTGTATGGTGCGAACTTCTGAAGTCATGGAGCAGGAAGGTGCCGAGGGCGTAGAGACTCTTAAAGACAAGGGGACTGGTGCATCGCAGCAGGACTCCAAAAAAAATTGGCCTTCAGAAAACTCAGTCAAAGACTGTGAAGTGGTGGAGGCGAAGCCCACGGGTGAAAATCAGTCTAAGAAACCCCAGGGTGGTTATGAGTGTAAGTACTGCCCTTACTCGACACAAAACTTAAATGAATTTACAGAGCACGTTGACACTCAGCATCCAAATGTCATTCTCAACCCCCTGTATGTCTGTGCTGAATGCAACTTCACAACCAAAAAATACGATTCTTTATCTGACCACAACACAAAATATCACCCAGGAGAGACTAACTTcaaactgaaattaattaaacGCAATAATCAGACTGTTCTAGAGCAGTCTATTGAGGCCGCCACTAACGATGTCACTGTCACAAGCAGTGGGCTAGAAAATGCAGAGTGTGACGATCCACTTCATGGGGGAATCAGTGCAAATAAAGCGCCGGTGATGAAACTGGGAAAGCCTAAAGGGGAAAACAAGAAGGGATCTAAAAAGCCAGAAGAGGGAGTGATGGAAAACCACGTGGATGGTGCTCTCCCCCGCATCATAACTGAAGCCACTGAAGCTATTGCCTGTATAAACGGAGACCTTCTCCATGATGTGTTAGCCCATGTTATGCCCTCTGTACAGCTGCCACCAAATATCAACCTTGTCCCCAAGGTCCCGGTCCCTCTGAACAGTACCAAATACAACTCTGCACTGGACACTAACGCAACCATGATCAACTCCTTTAATAAGTTTCCCTACCCAACACAAGCAGAGTTGTCATGGTTGACAGCAGCATCAAAACATCCCGAAGAACAAATCCGAATCTGGTTTGCTACGCAACGTTTGAAGCATGGCATAAGTTGGTCTCCTGAAGAAGTGGAGGAAGCAAGGAAGAAGATGTTCAATGGTACTATCCAGGCAGTTCCCCAGACTATCACCGTCCTGCCAGCTCCTTTGGCAACTGCAAAAATGCCACAGCCCATCATCCAGACAGCTTTGCCTTGTCAGATACTGGGCCAGACTGGCCTGGTTTTGACTCCTGTGTCAAATGGTTCAACTGTTTCCTGTTCACCAATTACACTTGCTGTTGCCCCAAACCAGGGGCAAAAGAGGACAATACAGACCTTATCAAGTGCCCCAGAGGCCAAGCGTCCTCACATAGTTCAGGTGCCTGAGATTCCTGCCAAGGTGACTGCTGTTCCAGTGACCCCGGCCAGTGAGCGGAAAAAGACCAAGGAGCAGATAGCAGAGCTGAAGGCCAGTTTCATGACAAGCCAGTTTCCTGATGATTCAGAAGTCTATCGGCTTATAGAGGCTACAGGTCTTTCCAGGAGTGAGATCAAAAAGTGGTTCAGTGACCACAGGTACAGAAGTCAGAGGGGCATTGTGCAAATTCCTGGTGATGCTTTAGGAAAAGATCAAATAGCACCTTCAGCTGGTCGACATGGCCGGTCATTTCACCCATACACAGATTTTGCTCCCCAGAGATTCAAAGAGAAAACTCAAGAGCAGCTTAGGGCCCTTGAGGAGAGTTTCTTAAAATGCTCTTTTCCTACCCAGGGAGAATTGGACAGGCTTCGAGTGGAGACTAAGCTGAGTAGGAGGGAGATAGATTCATGGTTCTCTGAGCGGAGAAAGATAAGGGACAGCATGGAGCAAGCTGTCTTGGACTCAATGGGATCatacagaaaaattaaggaTCAAGGAACTCCCAATGGTGCAATAAGCCAGGCAGAACTTCTGAGTAGCTCTCAGCTCCCTGGTGCTTTATCTGGGTCCTCCACCACATTGAAGAAAACACAAGAGCAAATTCATCTATTGAAAAGCACATTTGCAAGGACCCAGTGGCCATCACCCCAGGAGTATGACCAGTTGGCATCTCAGACTGGGCTCACGAGAACTGAAATAGTTCGCTGGTTCAAGGAGAACCGGTCTTCACTAAGAACAGGGTCACTTAAATGGATTGACCAGTACCAGCAGCAGTATGCTGGTGATGGTCATAACAAGCAAAGCCAGAAAAAGAGCTCAAAACACACTGATAGTCCAAAGAATGGTAATGAAGTGTCTCGGCAGCATTACCAGGAGCATAAAAAACTGAATGAAGAGAATGGGGGGAAACCAGTGGTGAGGGCAAAAAGAGACTGCGAACCACTGAAGGACTCTTTGTTGGGGAATCAAGCAGAGGGTGCGGACAGGCTGGAGTGCAGCAACAGCCACGATGGCCACGGCAGTGAGGAGAACGAGGAGCCGGCAGAGGTCAACTGGGTGGAGGTGACGGTGGGCGAGGATGACGCTGCCTCGGACTGTACAGACAGCTGGAGCCAAACGGCCCCCGAGGgccacacagagctggcagacTTGGACTCTGAAAGTATATCTGGAGACAATTCCCACGTATAG